The following coding sequences lie in one Ostrea edulis chromosome 8, xbOstEdul1.1, whole genome shotgun sequence genomic window:
- the LOC125662410 gene encoding interferon-induced very large GTPase 1-like yields MAVTPLNSDCKDIQGSCEFVELNIDLQNLCLRGVYVTNNVKCFERCKGIVVKSKTNALLPLKHVSERNEIVHFTNEEGADKFMHIIGTFGYSAALQNHRCTIEKNQTGDLHTFYNRSSFCIINIREWTPNIKDLSLSRLAIRSLQDIDKKLMGKDEEKKSAQDDCISFFKMFGTHVYLANVTVGGIFSISAQTALQKDDDAESTKDLVQQVHNKAISGHLIKDTMTESRGMKENEEEKSIFRTKIGIAYKKFGGPQITHDFTEWKSELMENPKTWTVSDMGEISFKNCIGIWSLVKRHRRFFSNAEELSCCLAQVWMDHVAHGIDSNHLLRCSWQSFVESLQSKLPIPSSVSLYLESLRHLLHFLEDNVTLVGKPMVTKAVNVFSENSVQTLFKESAKYKTPKHICFQILTTKLKILQIDNGKSSAFGASWIASDYFIPGMLSHRELDNVGELLSLLESELLPGIAVLQEYNDVDLKNVQSLANTELKETVQNFFQSLIDRKKYSDALLLLVLCISIGYHYKGEKVSADITSELLETFISSAKGEISLAKKHKNRESHEAWLLLRMIFKLDTNYRMYDDSIVLADEINTFVSFLKEKGFIFHSTINNAIDSEQGQAFAHRVIQSLAKISKFPCELFDDVTVKSIDSKTTESSPNNGKYDAFHSLIETFGMEKFFPQKLSTEDALKLSDALVTSPKTLKDIPWAIFRHAIAINYNFREKIMSDFLKKSNTAQPKRGKQNSKKRHNPMDVFLALWHCCDPFLKKILASKITTCQLALPFIYEDITSRDQLTISLWPIRDIFIDDSPDSVLTKPLKTVSFIRVGDLKSISKSRIINKLIRGENNEHSTFYHRDCALASNKRLVSNGLVEITWYVPKANNDDDDDDDDENSTEIGEELDGISQPICILNMRGDATGFSTQLLALLTLSDVVVVMSEFENLKDEQSLKVLKQVHSSASVPIIMTDFPEIEGNLEEETEEESDGKEEEKECEEEKDEEDISPGEHYGEDLHHFYKEQTGLNHPNTLFLSTLDMGKALNESDLKDSLTTQIISALRRIKFPESLERKAKSLPTFVAIDEDNANSKHGWNLSETVFADVEFSANMTLRKPIKDIVLPLQGEHIWHAWCLEEKQSFRSGKNSVLENTHHKNVMKTLRLWQVMYGLETQNTIVKFVNVLANHIDDERTITYFLQYMKFHMDCQSRHVIPKLSNDLYKAFRKYETLRSQSGIDKNKIETLKSQIKSAEENLAKASFGLEHFFREMGQFYESFMYCSEVMFIQVSSKTKIVIQKMPEIAAKLLSWGHPLEIMDGDAASVPESWIKAVFKEIKSIIGENKTLYVISVLGIQSSGKSTLLNTMFGLQFSVSAGRCTRGIYAQLIPVDKSQSSLKFDYALVIDTEGLRAPELAGEKYNHDNELATLVIGLADVALVNIKGETIADMQDVLQIVVHALIRLKNANEDLKIKQSCVFVHQNVSASNAGKSTFQGSQKVTSVLDEMTKHIAEQEKMANITRFTDVISFNPVENVIHVPDLWQGIPPMAPASPEYSKKVVQVAKCILGNICENKTCFLNTENTSLHVHNLWRGILSEDFVFSFRNALEVKAFTSLEMKFQNFVWTLEELKLQFLQKPLVRIGCSETSGKLQRTITDIRASFHESLLEKTDECDKELQKFFDTSDLSNYMIHWRARKTEELRAISKKIETEIDTKIESEKGKCEALFQSNEKLSSVKKKVASKASGFAKSAKNMTDKMSQTDVKTKFEILWKEWLDDLAPEVSQDTIQDKIREMKTQINNEIRKKFSYQNALYSKISDRKFLSAKYVPKLKGCIKVTDIDEKDIEVAGMIYKMKKMFGKYLPAMRKEFLSLNDYYKKAKDMLDLIFTQIEKYMTTQREDVEYNSAQFIQVLKYITDGFHEHNQKSGDHEFMVTTTLEIKTVQMVQMYAINHFEWHITKYETDNSLRSKMAKCKNEMESLFVGMYFQTANEEIATSIISEHLENALNTKLLKDLSHEIWKKVTSDFGNRKEPLIKKVLTDLAEKHNFDDYIRYIKHPKFHVQLWIEKYTSDIFGKKNEQNISEFQCCIETNLEISCNTIQTCATAAGTERAGKPDKTPWKHWIDCFKDKLNTEGFHLSKDSFETLFELEVKNFENLFKNIKIQLNTCGKSLLAKFKGVDVSSINWRDTDPYQKIMKSLWSCDENCPWCYEPCVVSSDKDRHFCKQHRPSGIAGFHWKVTGKLVIESCDFQVQGDTTTSCGSWCKCKQKTDENHPCKEYKKHMKEPWDISGSPDMSSSKYWNWVFREFEKDFVKYYHAKPLDFPESDAFKVDKDKAIESLSMYA; encoded by the coding sequence ATGGCAGTAACACCACTAAACAGTGACTGTAAAGACATTCAGGGCAGCTGTGAGTTTGTGGAATTGAACAttgatttacaaaatctttGTCTTAGAGGAGTTTATGTAACAAACAATGTTAAGTGTTTTGAAAGATGTAAGGGCATAGTTGTAAAAAGCAAAACCAATGCACTGCTTCCTTTAAAACATGTTTCCGAACGCAATGAAATTGTGCATTTTACAAATGAAGAAGGTGCTGACAAATTCATGCATATTATAGGCACATTTGGGTATAGTGCAGCTTTGCAAAATCATAGATGCACTATAGAAAAGAATCAAACTGGTGATCTACATACATTTTATAATAGATCCtcattttgtattataaatatCAGAGAATGGACGCCCAATATAAAGGATTTATCTCTATCACGCCTAGCTATTCGATCTTTACAAGATATTGACAAAAAGCTAATGGGTaaagatgaagaaaaaaaatcagcaCAGGACGATTGTATAtctttctttaaaatgttcGGGACACACGTGTATCTAGCAAACGTTACTGTAGGTGGGATATTTTCAATTAGCGCCCAAACCGCATTACAGAAAGATGATGATGCAGAATCGACAAAGGACTTAGTCCAACAAGTTCACAACAAAGCTATTTCTGGTCATTTAATCAAAGATACTATGACAGAAAGTAGAGGAATGAAAGAGAATGAGGAAGAAAAGTCCATATTTAGAACGAAAATTGGCATCGCATATAAAAAATTCGGAGGACCCCAAATTACGCACGACTTCACAGAGTGGAAATCAGAGTTAATGGAAAATCCAAAGACCTGGACTGTAAGTGACATGggggaaatttcattcaaaaattgTATTGGAATCTGGTCTTTAGTGAAAAGGCatagaagatttttttctaaCGCAGAAGAGTTGTCGTGTTGTTTAGCACAAGTTTGGATGGATCATGTTGCTCATGGAATTGACTCTAATCATCTGTTGAGATGCTCATGGCAGAGCTTTGTTGAATCTTTGcagtcaaaattaccaatacCCTCTTCAGTCAGTTTGTATCTGGAATCCTTAAGGCATTTACTACATTTTTTAGAAGATAATGTGACCCTAGTTGGAAAGCCAATGGTTACCAAGGCGGTAAATGTTTTTTCAGAGAATTCCGTCCAGACGTTATTCAAAGAAAGTGCAAAATACAAAACGCCCAAACATATTTGCTTTCAAATTCTCACTACCAAATTAAAAATTCTGCAAATAGACAACGGGAAATCATCAGCGTTTGGTGCTTCATGGATTGCATCAGACTATTTCATTCCTGGTATGTTATCACACAGAGAATTGGATAACGTTGGAGAGTTGTTGAGTTTATTAGAATCTGAGCTTTTACCGGGGATTGCTGTTCTGCAAGAATACAATGATGTTGATCTCAAAAACGTACAATCATTAGCAAACACTGAACTAAAAGAAACTGTACAAAATTTCTTCCAGAGTCTGATAGATAGAAAGAAATACAGCGATGCCCTGCTTCTTCTCGTCCTCTGCATATCCATTGGGTATCACTACAAGGGAGAAAAGGTTTCAGCAGATATCACATCCGAACTTCTGGAAACTTTTATATCATCAGCAAAAGGAGAAATTTCTCTGGCTAAGAAGCACAAGAATCGGGAAAGTCACGAAGCGTGGTTATTGTTGAGAATGATTTTCAAACTCGACACAAATTATAGAATGTATGATGATTCCATTGTACTTGCGGACGAAATTAACACATTTGTTTCCTTTCTGAAggaaaaaggtttcatatttcattcaacCATAAATAATGCTATCGATTCAGAGCAGGGACAAGCTTTCGCCCATAGAGTTATTCAATCATTAGCAAAAATATCCAAATTTCCTTGTGAGCTGTTTGATGACGTAACTGTCAAATCAATAGATTCTAAAACCACAGAAAGTTCTCCTAATAACGGCAAATATGATGCATTTCATTCTTTAATAGAAACATTTGGAATGGAAAAGTTCTTTCCACAAAAACTTTCAACTGAAGATGCTCTGAAGTTGAGTGATGCCTTGGTGACTAGTCCAAAGACTCTGAAAGATATACCATGGGCTATATTTCGGCATGCCATAGCCATCAACTACAATTTCAGGGAAAAAATTATGTCGGACTTTTTGAAAAAGTCAAATACTGCCCAACCAAAGAGGGGGAAGCAGAATTCAAAAAAGAGACACAACCCAATGGATGTTTTTCTTGCTCTTTGGCATTGTTGCgatccatttctgaaaaaaatccTTGCTTCAAAAATCACCACCTGTCAACTTGCTCTGCCTTTCATATACGAGGATATAACATCCAGAGATCAACTAACTATATCACTTTGGCCAATTCGTGATATATTCATTGACGACAGTCCGGATTCTGTTTTGACCAAACCTCTAAAAACTGTTAGTTTTATAAGGGTTGGAGATTTGAAGTCAATATCGAAATCAAGAATAATAAATAAACTGATCAGGGGAGAGAATAATGAACATAGTACTTTTTACCACAGAGATTGTGCCCTGGCATCAAACAAACGATTAGTTTCTAACGGACTCGTTGAAATTACTTGGTATGTACCTAAAGcaaacaatgatgatgatgatgatgatgatgatgaaaattCTACTGAAATAGGGGAAGAATTGGACGGAATATCTCAACCAATATGCATCTTGAATATGCGGGGAGATGCAACAGGGTTTAGCACCCAGCTGTTAGCGTTACTCACACTTTCAGATGTGGTAGTTGTCATGTCTGAATTTGAAAATCTGAAAGACGAACAATCTCTGAAAGTGCTAAAACAAGTACACAGCAGTGCATCAGTTCCAATAATCATGACAGACTTTCCAGAGATAGAAGGAAACCTAGAGGAGGAAACGGAGGAGGAAAGTGATGGGAAGGAGGAGGAAAAGGAATGCGAAGAGGAAAAGGACGAAGAAGACATATCACCAGGAGAACATTATGGAGAAGATTTACATCATTTTTACAAAGAACAAACGGGTTTAAATCATCCGAACACATTATTTCTTTCCACATTGGATATGGGAAAGGCATTAAATGAAAGTGATCTAAAAGACAGTTTGACTACGCAAATTATATCAGCATTAAGGCGAATCAAATTTCCTGAAAGCCTGGAGAGGAAGGCAAAGTCATTGCCAACATTCGTTGCAATAGATGAAGATAATGCAAACTCAAAACACGGGTGGAATTTAAGTGAAACAGTTTTTGCAGATGTTGAATTCTCAGCAAATATGACGCTTCGGAAACCAATAAAAGACATAGTCCTTCCATTACAGGGAGAGCATATATGGCACGCATGGTGTTTGGAAGAAAAACAGTCTTTTCGTTCAGGAAAAAACAGTGTTTTAGAAAACACACATCATAAAAATGTGATGAAGACTCTAAGACTGTGGCAGGTAATGTATGGTCTGGAGACTCAAAATACAATTGtgaaatttgtaaatgttttggcAAATCATATCGATGATGAACGAACCATTACGTATTTTCTGCAATATATGAAATTCCACATGGACTGTCAATCCCGACATGTCATCCCTAAGCTTTCCAACGATCTCTATAAAGCTTTCAGAAAATATGAAACTTTGAGATCACAAAGTGGCATCGACAAAAATAAGATAGAAACATTGAAGTCTCAAATTAAGAGCGCGGAGGAAAATCTGGCTAAGGCTTCGTTCGGTTTAGAGCATTTTTTCCGAGAAATGGGACAATTTTATGAGTCATTCATGTATTGCAGTGAAGTAATGTTCATTCAAGTATCgagtaaaacaaaaattgtcaTACAGAAAATGCCAGAAATTGCTGCTAAACTTCTTTCCTGGGGTCATCCACTCGAGATCATGGACGGAGATGCGGCGTCGGTTCCAGAATCTTGGATTAAAGCTGTATTCAAGGAGATAAAATCGATCATTggagaaaataaaacattgtatGTTATTTCAGTTTTGGGAATTCAAAGTTCTGGCAAATCAACTCTGTTGAACACAATGTTTGGTCTACAATTTTCTGTTAGTGCTGGAAGATGCACACGTGGAATATATGCGCAACTTATCCCTGTTGACAAGTCACAATCTAGTCTAAAGTTTGATTATGCTTTGGTTATAGATACAGAAGGATTAAGAGCTCCAGAGTTAGCAGGTGAGAAGTATAATCATGATAACGAGCTTGCAACGCTTGTCATAGGCCTAGCAGATGTTGCGCTGGTCAATATAAAGGGTGAGACTATAGCTGACATGCAAGATGTGCTTCAAATTGTAGTTCATGCCTTGATAAGGCTAAAGAATGCAAATGAGGATCTGAAAATCAAGCAATCGTGCGTTTTTGTTCATCAAAATGTGTCGGCGTCCAATGCAGGAAAAAGCACTTTTCAAGGTAGTCAGAAGGTTACATCAGTCTTGGACGAAATGACAAAACATATTGCTGAGCAGGAAAAGATGGCAAATATCACGCGTTTCACTGATGTTATATCTTTTAATCCTGTTGAAAATGTTATACACGTGCCAGATTTATGGCAAGGCATTCCTCCAATGGCTCCTGCAAGTCCTGAATATAGCAAGAAGGTTGTTCAAGTCGCTAAATGCATTCTAGGTAacatttgtgaaaataaaacatgctttctCAATACTGAGAACACAAGTCTTCACGTACACAATCTTTGGAGAGGAATTCTTTCAGAAGACTTTGTATTCAGCTTTAGAAATGCTTTGGAAGTGAAAGCATTTACATCGTTGGAAATGAAATTTCAGAACTTTGTTTGGACTTTAGAAGAATTAAAGTTGCAATTTCTTCAAAAGCCATTAGTTCGGATAGGATGCAGCGAAACATCAGGAAAGCTTCAACGTACCATCACAGATATTAGAGCCAGTTTTCATGAAAGCCTTCTGGAAAAAACAGATGAATGTGACAAAGAACTTCAAAAGTTTTTTGATACATCTGATTTAAGTAATTACATGATACACTGGCGAGCACGCAAAACAGAAGAACTTAGAgctatttcaaagaaaatagaAACTGAAATAGATACGAAAATTGAAAGTGAAAAGGGGAAATGTGAAGCACTTTTTCAAAGCAATGAGAAATTGTCATCAGTCAAAAAAAAGGTAGCCAGCAAGGCAAGTGGGTTTGCAAAGTCGGCAAAAAATATGACAGATAAAATGAGCCAGACAGACGTGAAAACCAAATTTGAGATTCTATGGAAAGAATGGCTCGATGATCTCGCTCCTGAAGTTTCCCAGGACACTATTCAGGATAAAATAAGAGAAATGAAAACGCAGATCAACAATGAAATAAGGAAGAAATTCTCTTATCAAAATGCTCTATATTCGAAAATATCAGACAGGAAATTTTTATCCGCAAAATACGTGCCTAAGCTTAAGGGCTGCATCAAGGTAACCGACATAGATGAAAAAGACATCGAAGTGGCTGGtatgatatataaaatgaaaaaaatgtttggCAAGTACCTTCCGGCCATGAGAAAGGAATTTCTTTCACTTAATGACTATTACAAGAAAGCAAAGGACATGCTTGATTTAATTTTTACTCAGATAGAGAAATATATGACAACACAGAGAGAAGACGTAGAATACAACTCGGCTCAATTTATTCAAGTTTTGAAGTATATAACAGATGGTTTTCATGAACATAATCAGAAAAGTGGTGATCATGAATTCATGGTAACAACAACACTGGAGATTAAGACAGTACAAATGGTACAGATGTATGCAATCAATCACTTTGAGTGGCATATAACGAAATATGAGACTGACAATAGTTTGAGATCAAAGATGgcaaaatgtaaaaatgaaatggaaTCCTTGTTTGTGGGAATGTACTTTCAAACAGCGAATGAAGAGATAGCAACATCGATCATATCTGAACATCTAGAAAATGCTCTCAATACAAAACTGCTTAAAGACCTATCTCACGAAATATGGAAGAAAGTAACCAGTGACTTTGGAAATCGAAAGGAACCTCTCATAAAAAAAGTTCTTACAGATTTGGCggaaaaacataattttgatGATTACATCCGCTACATTAAACACCCAAAATTTCACGTGCAGTTATGGATAGAAAAATACACTAGCGATATCTTCGGTAAAAAAAACGAACAAAACATTTCAGAATTTCAGTGCTGTATTGAGACAAATTTAGAAATATCATGCAATACTATACAAACGTGCGCCACGGCTGCAGGGACTGAAAGGGCAGGAAAACCCGATAAAACACCTTGGAAGCATTGGATTGACTGTTTCAAAGACAAGCTTAATACGGAAGGCTTCCACCTATCTAAGGATTCCTTTGAAACGCTTTTTGAACTAGAAgtgaaaaattttgaaaatcttttcaaaaacattaagaTACAATTGAACACATGTGGAAAGTCCTTATTGGCTAAATTTAAAGGTGTGGATGTATCAAGTATAAATTGGAGGGACACTGATCCttatcaaaaaataatgaaGAGTCTTTGGAGTTGTGATGAAAATTGCCCATGGTGTTATGAGCCATGCGTCGTGTCATCAGATAAAGATAGGCATTTCTGCAAACAACATAGACCAAGTGGTATAGCAGGATTTCATTGGAAAGTGACTGGGAAATTAGTGATCGAATCTTGTGACTTTCAGGTTCAGGGTGACACAACGACGTCTTGTGGCAGCTGgtgcaaatgtaaacaaaaaactgACGAAAACCATCCttgtaaagaatataaaaaacatATGAAGGAACCATGGGATATATCTGGTTCTCCAGACATGTCATCTTCAAAATACTGGAACTGGGTTTTCAGAGAATTTGAAAAGGATTTTGTGAAATATTACCATGCTAAACCGCTAGATTTTCCAGAATCAGATGCTTTCAAAGTTGATAAAGATAAAGCCATAGAAAGTCTTAGTATGTACGCATAA